From Hyla sarda isolate aHylSar1 chromosome 5, aHylSar1.hap1, whole genome shotgun sequence, a single genomic window includes:
- the LOC130272858 gene encoding ribosome-binding protein 1-like yields the protein MAVLKRGRRSHGRRRSARKAHGRKTHAKRSQGRTTHGRISHGRTTHGRTTQGRTTQGRTTQGRTTQGRISQGKTTHGRTSQGRTTHGRTSQGRRTHGRISQGRTTQDRTTHGRISHGRTTHGRTTHGRISHGRTTHGRTTHGRISQGRTTHGRTTQGSKRRTQGTRRQSTIGHKRRYHYYYRNMRV from the exons ATGGCCGTTCTCAAGCGTGGCAGAAGATCTCATGGCAGAAGAAGGTCTGCCAGAAAAGCCCATGGAAGAAAAACCCATGCCAAAAGATCCCAAGGAAGAACAACCCATGGAAGAATAAGCCATGGAAGAACAACCCATGGAAGAACAACCCAGGGAAGAACAACCCAGGGAAGAACAACCCAGGGAAGAACAACCCAGGGAAGAATAAGCCAAGGCAAAACTACCCATGGAAGAACAAGCCAAGGCAGAACTACCCATGGAAGAACAAGCCAAGGCAGAAGAACCCATGGAAGAATAAGCCAAGGCAGAACAACCCAAGACAGAACAACCCATGGAAGAATAAGCCATGGAAGAACAACCCACGGCAGAACAACCCATGGAAGAATAAGCCATGGAAGAACAACCCATGGCAGAACAACCCATGGAAGAATAAGCCAAGGCAGAACAACCCATGGAAGGACAACCCAAGGAAGTAAAAGGAGGACTCAGGGGACTCGGAGACAATCTACAATAG GACACAAGCGCAGATACCACTATTACTACAGGAATATGCGGGTGTAG